A window of Streptomyces marispadix contains these coding sequences:
- a CDS encoding hydroxyacid-oxoacid transhydrogenase: MNGDSGKRTAEEPDAEPVSESEETVFTWGAPPLKFGAGASDEIGFDMAQYGAKRVLVLTDPGVAALGIPQRVAENLGRYGIDAAVYEGVHVEPSDASLAAAVDHARESGPWDGFVAVGGGSAIDTAKAVNLLTSCGGELMDYVNKPIGGGVSPPHPLKPLVAVPTTAGTGAESTAMCVLDVLSMRVKTGISHWRLRPTLAVVDPLLTMTLPPEVTASAGMDIVCHALESYTAGWYADSARRRPEERVTYCGSNPVSDLWCEKALSLIAGSFRRAVRHGAEDVAARTDMIMAATFAGMGFGNSGVHIPHANAYPIAGMVKDYRPAGYPQGEPMVPHGQSVSLTAPEAFRFGFPSAPERHLRAAELLAPDQDRASDPAERLPRALVELMRDIGIPNGIAAVGYDESDVPDLVPGTMKQQRLLATCPRPVREEDVERILLNSLRNW; the protein is encoded by the coding sequence ATGAACGGTGACAGCGGCAAGCGCACGGCCGAGGAGCCGGACGCGGAGCCCGTGTCCGAGTCCGAGGAGACCGTGTTCACCTGGGGTGCGCCCCCGTTGAAGTTCGGCGCGGGCGCGAGCGACGAGATCGGCTTCGACATGGCGCAGTACGGCGCGAAGCGCGTGCTCGTACTGACCGACCCCGGTGTCGCCGCCTTGGGAATCCCGCAGCGGGTGGCGGAGAACCTGGGCCGGTACGGGATCGACGCGGCGGTCTACGAGGGTGTGCACGTCGAGCCGAGCGACGCCAGTCTCGCCGCGGCCGTCGACCACGCGCGGGAGAGCGGCCCGTGGGACGGATTCGTCGCGGTCGGCGGCGGTTCCGCGATCGACACCGCGAAGGCCGTGAATCTGCTGACGTCCTGCGGCGGCGAGTTGATGGACTACGTCAACAAGCCCATCGGCGGGGGCGTTTCGCCGCCGCATCCGCTGAAGCCGCTCGTCGCCGTTCCCACCACCGCGGGCACGGGCGCGGAGAGCACCGCGATGTGCGTCCTGGACGTGCTGTCGATGAGGGTGAAGACCGGCATCAGCCACTGGCGGCTGCGCCCCACCCTCGCCGTGGTCGATCCGCTGCTGACGATGACCCTGCCGCCCGAGGTGACCGCCTCCGCGGGCATGGACATCGTCTGCCACGCGCTGGAGTCGTACACGGCGGGCTGGTACGCGGACTCCGCGCGCCGCAGGCCCGAGGAACGGGTGACGTACTGCGGCTCCAACCCGGTGTCCGACCTGTGGTGCGAGAAGGCGCTGAGCCTGATCGCCGGTTCCTTCCGCCGTGCGGTGCGCCACGGGGCCGAGGACGTGGCGGCACGCACGGACATGATCATGGCGGCGACCTTCGCGGGCATGGGCTTCGGCAACTCCGGGGTGCACATCCCGCATGCCAACGCCTATCCGATCGCCGGCATGGTCAAGGACTACCGGCCCGCCGGATATCCGCAGGGCGAGCCGATGGTGCCGCACGGCCAGTCGGTGTCGCTGACGGCCCCGGAGGCGTTCCGGTTCGGTTTTCCCTCCGCCCCGGAGCGGCATCTGCGGGCGGCGGAGCTGCTGGCTCCGGATCAGGACCGGGCCTCCGACCCGGCCGAGCGACTGCCCCGTGCCCTGGTCGAGTTGATGCGGGACATCGGCATCCCCAACGGCATCGCCGCCGTCGGCTACGACGAGAGCGACGTACCGGACCTGGTGCCGGGGACGATGAAGCAGCAGCGGCTGCTGGCCACCTGCCCACGGCCCGTACGCGAGGAGGACGTCGAGCGTATCCTCCTCAACTCCCTGCGGAACTGGTAG
- the tcuA gene encoding FAD-dependent tricarballylate dehydrogenase TcuA, translating to MAGRRVIVVGAGNAALCAALAAREEGAEVLVLERAPKERRGGNTAFTAGAMRVVYSGVEDLRRLMPDLTEEEIASTDFGSYPAGAYLDDLARVTEYRTDPELASALVEKSLPTLLWMSEKGVRFVPIYGRQAFKVGGRFTFWGGLTVEASGGGMGLVEALTRAAERAGVRIEYGARALSLIQDDAGGVRGVTLRQAGATREERADAVVLASGGFQSSAEMRARYLGPGWDLAKVRGTMYNTGDGLRMALRAGASPAGNWSGCHAVGWDRNAPEFGDLAVGDSFQKHSYPWGVMVNAHGRRFVDEGADFRNYTYAKYGRVILEQPGQFAWQIFDRKVAHLLRDEYRIRQITKVSAPTLEKLAEKMDGVDLAGFLAEMETYNAAVDTATPFDPNVRDGRGTSGLAVDKTNWANTVDEGPFEAYAVTCGITFTFGGVRISPENAQVLDTDMAPIPGLFAAGELVGGLFYFNYPGGAGLTNGAVFGRTAGSSAGRTR from the coding sequence ATGGCCGGGCGTCGGGTCATCGTTGTCGGAGCGGGAAACGCGGCGCTGTGCGCGGCGCTCGCCGCACGTGAGGAGGGCGCCGAGGTCCTCGTGCTGGAGAGGGCACCGAAGGAACGGCGCGGCGGCAACACGGCGTTCACCGCCGGCGCGATGCGCGTCGTGTACTCGGGGGTCGAGGATCTGAGGCGGCTGATGCCCGATCTGACCGAGGAGGAGATCGCGAGCACCGACTTCGGGAGCTATCCGGCGGGGGCGTACCTCGACGACCTGGCACGCGTCACCGAGTACCGGACCGATCCCGAACTCGCGTCCGCACTCGTGGAGAAGAGCCTGCCGACGCTGCTGTGGATGTCGGAGAAGGGCGTGCGCTTCGTGCCGATCTACGGGCGGCAGGCGTTCAAGGTCGGCGGGCGCTTCACCTTCTGGGGCGGTCTCACGGTAGAGGCGTCGGGCGGCGGCATGGGCCTCGTCGAGGCGCTGACACGGGCCGCCGAACGAGCCGGCGTACGCATCGAGTACGGGGCGCGCGCACTGTCGCTGATCCAGGACGACGCGGGCGGCGTACGCGGCGTGACGCTGCGCCAGGCCGGGGCGACCCGCGAGGAGCGAGCCGACGCGGTGGTGCTCGCCAGCGGGGGCTTCCAGTCCAGCGCGGAGATGCGGGCACGCTATCTGGGACCCGGATGGGACCTGGCCAAGGTGCGGGGCACGATGTACAACACCGGCGACGGTCTGCGGATGGCGCTGCGCGCCGGGGCGAGCCCCGCGGGGAACTGGTCGGGCTGCCACGCCGTCGGATGGGACCGCAACGCACCGGAGTTCGGGGATCTCGCGGTCGGCGACAGCTTCCAGAAGCACAGCTATCCGTGGGGCGTCATGGTCAACGCGCACGGCCGCCGCTTCGTCGACGAGGGCGCCGACTTCCGCAACTACACCTACGCCAAGTACGGGCGCGTGATCCTGGAGCAGCCCGGTCAGTTCGCCTGGCAGATCTTCGACCGCAAGGTGGCGCACCTCCTGCGGGACGAGTACCGGATACGGCAGATCACCAAGGTGAGCGCCCCGACGCTGGAGAAGCTCGCCGAGAAGATGGACGGGGTGGACCTCGCGGGCTTCCTCGCGGAGATGGAGACGTACAACGCAGCCGTCGACACCGCCACGCCCTTCGATCCCAACGTCCGTGACGGCAGGGGGACTTCGGGGCTCGCCGTCGACAAGACCAACTGGGCGAACACCGTGGACGAGGGACCCTTCGAGGCGTACGCGGTGACGTGCGGCATCACCTTCACCTTCGGCGGAGTGCGGATCTCCCCGGAGAACGCGCAGGTCCTCGACACCGACATGGCACCGATTCCCGGGCTCTTCGCCGCCGGTGAACTCGTCGGCGGGCTCTTCTACTTCAACTATCCGGGCGGTGCCGGGCTGACGAACGGCGCGGTCTTCGGGCGTACGGCGGGCAGCTCCGCGGGGCGGACCCGGTGA
- a CDS encoding Gfo/Idh/MocA family protein has protein sequence MRDEDDTAYGNGMPTNEPGTNGPDVNRADLNGADSGGDLRIGVVGVGERAALASHAHRPGAGSRVVACADPHPRGRQAAHALFGPEVPVHEGHSELLERGGVDAVMVFSPDHLHARCVLDALHAGVAVFVEKPLAVTTEDCDLILRTALETGSRLYVGHNLRHAPFVRRMRELVLDGAVGRVRAVWCRHFVGHGGDFYFKDWHAERRNTTSLLLQKGAHDLDVVHWLAGAPTRTVTAVGELAVYGGIPDRRDRSGERMKEWHDPDANWPPTSLTGLNPVVDVEDISMLHGRTRNGVLVSYQQCHFTPDYWRNYTVIGDHGRLENFGDLDGAVVKVWNSRRSGYRDDADLTVPVPRGEDMHGGADRLLVEEFLRFAAHGGPTETSPLAAREAVAAGHAAARSLRSGSVPVEVPPLPEELVSYYEEGQP, from the coding sequence ATGCGCGATGAGGACGACACGGCGTACGGGAACGGGATGCCGACGAACGAGCCGGGCACGAACGGGCCGGACGTGAACAGGGCGGACCTGAACGGCGCGGACAGCGGCGGCGATCTGCGGATCGGTGTCGTCGGCGTGGGCGAACGTGCGGCGCTCGCCTCCCATGCCCACCGTCCGGGCGCGGGCAGCCGGGTCGTGGCCTGCGCCGACCCGCACCCACGGGGACGGCAGGCGGCGCACGCGCTCTTCGGGCCCGAAGTCCCCGTCCACGAGGGCCATTCGGAGCTGCTGGAGAGGGGCGGCGTGGACGCGGTCATGGTCTTCTCCCCCGACCATCTGCACGCCCGGTGCGTGCTGGACGCGCTGCACGCCGGTGTCGCCGTGTTCGTGGAGAAGCCGCTCGCCGTGACGACGGAGGACTGCGACCTGATACTGCGCACGGCGCTAGAGACCGGCAGCCGCCTGTACGTCGGCCACAATCTGCGGCACGCGCCCTTCGTACGGCGGATGCGCGAACTGGTGCTCGACGGGGCCGTCGGTCGCGTCCGCGCCGTGTGGTGCCGCCACTTCGTCGGGCACGGCGGCGACTTCTACTTCAAGGACTGGCACGCGGAGCGGCGCAACACCACCAGCCTGCTGCTTCAGAAGGGCGCCCACGACCTCGACGTCGTCCACTGGCTCGCGGGCGCCCCCACGCGCACGGTCACGGCGGTCGGCGAACTCGCCGTCTACGGCGGCATACCGGACCGGCGCGACCGCAGCGGCGAGCGCATGAAGGAGTGGCACGACCCCGACGCGAACTGGCCGCCGACGTCGCTGACCGGCCTCAACCCGGTCGTGGACGTCGAGGACATCAGCATGCTTCACGGCCGCACCCGCAACGGCGTGCTCGTCAGCTACCAGCAGTGCCACTTCACGCCCGACTACTGGCGCAACTACACGGTGATCGGCGACCACGGACGCCTGGAGAACTTCGGCGACCTGGACGGTGCCGTCGTCAAGGTGTGGAACTCCCGCCGCTCCGGCTACCGCGACGACGCGGACCTGACCGTCCCCGTACCGCGAGGCGAGGACATGCACGGCGGCGCGGACCGGCTGCTCGTCGAGGAGTTCCTGCGCTTCGCCGCGCACGGCGGGCCGACCGAGACCTCGCCGCTCGCGGCGCGAGAGGCGGTGGCGGCGGGCCATGCGGCGGCGCGCTCACTGCGCTCGGGGAGCGTGCCGGTCGAAGTGCCGCCGCTGCCGGAGGAGTTGGTCTCGTACTACGAGGAGGGGCAGCCGTGA
- a CDS encoding GntR family transcriptional regulator: MTSGSSGIDHRSETSGSVERLRAYLHEGVAVRGRTTDDVTGAMREAILDGVLSPSTWLRESELATAFKVSRTPIREALKRLADEGLVVKTAHHGAMVAALSLEDVLALYVVREDLEGLAARLAAVRCPEGLVEQLDEINADMREAAAREDVAELSKLNLSWHRALRTGAANPYLERFLNQVEHAVRRLPATTLVHPGRAEEVLAEHDAVARAVQERDGEVAEQHARAHMRRAREIRLAVLLGG; this comes from the coding sequence ATGACCAGCGGCTCCAGCGGCATCGACCACCGATCGGAGACATCCGGGTCCGTCGAACGCCTTCGCGCCTATCTGCACGAGGGGGTGGCGGTCCGCGGGCGTACGACTGACGACGTGACGGGGGCGATGCGCGAGGCGATCCTCGACGGCGTGCTCTCCCCCTCGACCTGGCTGCGCGAGAGCGAACTCGCGACCGCCTTCAAGGTGAGCAGAACGCCGATCCGGGAGGCGCTGAAGCGGCTCGCCGACGAGGGCCTCGTGGTCAAGACCGCCCACCACGGCGCGATGGTCGCCGCCCTCTCCCTTGAGGACGTGCTCGCTCTCTACGTCGTGAGGGAGGACCTCGAAGGGCTCGCGGCGCGGCTCGCGGCCGTACGGTGCCCCGAGGGACTGGTCGAGCAGCTCGACGAGATCAACGCGGACATGCGCGAGGCCGCCGCCCGCGAGGACGTCGCCGAGCTGTCCAAGCTGAACCTCTCCTGGCACCGGGCGCTGCGGACCGGCGCCGCCAACCCGTACCTTGAGCGCTTCCTCAACCAGGTCGAGCACGCCGTGCGGAGGCTTCCGGCGACGACCCTGGTGCATCCGGGCCGCGCCGAGGAGGTGCTGGCCGAGCACGACGCGGTGGCGCGGGCGGTTCAGGAGCGCGACGGCGAGGTGGCCGAGCAGCATGCGAGGGCCCATATGCGCAGGGCGCGCGAGATCAGGCTCGCGGTGCTGCTGGGCGGCTGA
- a CDS encoding isocitrate/isopropylmalate dehydrogenase family protein: MDGEPSGGRPAGGPASREPLDLVVIPGDGIGPELVDSALQVLERAAAAGDFAYRLTTVEAGAEAYRATGRALPTDALERLRAADGVLKGPVGLPGVRHPDGTEAGLLGGLLRLGLDTFANVRPMRLLPGVSGGTRHSAGEIDYVLVRENTEGLYLSRGAGAATPDAACDQLMITRAGTERVVRYAFGLAREREGAPADGVRRVTCVDKSNVLRSYALFRRVFDEVAAEFPDIATEHLYADAAAHDLVARPECFDVLVTENFLGDVLSDLGAATVGGLGMCGSLNAGVEAAYAEPVHGSAPDIAGRGLANPLSQILSLALLLDRAGLRTSGDRVRAAVESALAEGAVELDVRGRPAGGTGSVTSAVCERLAR; this comes from the coding sequence GTGGACGGCGAGCCGTCGGGCGGCCGTCCGGCGGGCGGGCCCGCCTCGCGGGAGCCCCTGGACCTGGTGGTGATCCCCGGGGACGGGATCGGCCCCGAGCTGGTCGACAGCGCGCTCCAGGTGCTCGAACGCGCCGCCGCCGCGGGCGACTTCGCCTACCGCCTCACCACCGTCGAGGCGGGCGCCGAGGCGTACCGCGCCACGGGCCGGGCGCTGCCCACCGACGCGCTGGAACGGCTGCGTGCCGCCGACGGCGTGCTCAAGGGCCCGGTCGGTCTTCCCGGCGTACGGCATCCGGACGGTACGGAGGCCGGGCTGCTCGGCGGGCTGCTCCGCCTCGGCCTCGACACCTTCGCCAACGTACGGCCGATGAGGCTGCTGCCCGGCGTCTCCGGCGGTACGCGGCACAGCGCGGGTGAGATCGACTACGTACTGGTCAGGGAGAACACCGAGGGGCTGTACCTCTCGCGGGGCGCGGGCGCCGCGACGCCGGACGCCGCCTGCGACCAGTTGATGATCACCAGGGCGGGCACGGAACGCGTGGTGCGGTACGCCTTCGGCCTCGCACGTGAGCGTGAGGGCGCGCCGGCCGACGGCGTACGCCGGGTCACTTGTGTGGACAAGAGCAATGTGCTGCGCAGCTATGCGCTCTTCCGCCGCGTCTTCGACGAAGTGGCCGCGGAATTCCCGGACATCGCGACCGAGCATCTCTACGCCGACGCCGCCGCGCACGATCTCGTCGCACGGCCCGAGTGCTTCGACGTGCTGGTGACGGAGAACTTCCTCGGCGACGTGCTGAGCGATCTCGGTGCCGCCACGGTGGGCGGCCTCGGCATGTGCGGTTCGCTCAACGCCGGTGTGGAGGCGGCGTATGCGGAGCCCGTGCACGGCAGCGCCCCCGACATCGCGGGGCGCGGCCTGGCCAACCCGCTCTCGCAGATCCTGAGCCTCGCGCTGCTGCTGGACCGCGCGGGGCTGCGTACGTCGGGCGACCGGGTCAGGGCTGCGGTGGAGTCCGCGCTGGCCGAAGGCGCCGTGGAGCTGGACGTGCGGGGGCGGCCCGCTGGGGGGACGGGGTCGGTCACGTCGGCCGTGTGCGAGCGCCTGGCACGGTGA
- a CDS encoding ABC transporter substrate-binding protein — translation MRRRTLLAGALAAAPVAAGAATGCTAGGAASAQGAGGRVTISYGMWDPLQVAGMEKIIKAFEAEHPKISVKIQVTPFTSYWTTLKTAMRGGSAPDVFWMNAVNLRLYASEGVLEPLDPYIERDGFDMGVHPPELLRMYTHGGTRYAMPKDFDTIGLWYNKELFDKAGINYPDESWTWDTVRDAAAELTDPRSGVHGIAAEMSRQYTYYNTIAQAGGYVLRDGRSGFADPRTIDGLRFWTDLIDRGRSPSQSAMTDTRGRQLYLSERVAMNYDLSAMASQMYAEPAIKDHGGVAVLPKGRERATTIHGLAAAISGKSPNTEAAWQFVKFLGSRKAAEIQAREGVTISSYEGTQKTWIESMPEFDLKVFTDMLDYAVPYPASKHTAVWENLQPQLLGGPFTGKGGIEEAARTLARQMDLALEQEK, via the coding sequence ATGCGAAGGAGAACACTGCTCGCCGGAGCGCTCGCCGCAGCTCCCGTCGCCGCCGGTGCGGCCACCGGCTGCACCGCCGGGGGCGCGGCCTCGGCACAAGGCGCCGGAGGCCGCGTCACCATCTCGTACGGGATGTGGGACCCGCTCCAGGTCGCCGGCATGGAGAAGATCATCAAGGCGTTCGAGGCGGAGCATCCGAAGATCTCCGTCAAGATCCAGGTGACGCCGTTCACTTCGTACTGGACGACGCTCAAGACCGCCATGCGCGGCGGCTCCGCGCCCGACGTCTTCTGGATGAACGCGGTGAACCTGCGGCTCTACGCATCCGAGGGCGTACTGGAGCCGCTCGATCCGTACATCGAGCGCGACGGCTTCGACATGGGAGTCCATCCGCCCGAGCTGCTGCGGATGTACACCCACGGCGGCACCCGATACGCCATGCCGAAGGACTTCGACACCATCGGACTCTGGTACAACAAGGAGCTCTTCGACAAGGCGGGCATCAATTACCCGGACGAGAGCTGGACTTGGGACACCGTCCGGGACGCCGCCGCCGAGCTGACCGATCCGCGGTCCGGCGTGCACGGCATCGCCGCCGAGATGAGCAGGCAGTACACGTACTACAACACCATCGCCCAGGCCGGTGGATATGTCCTGCGTGACGGGCGCTCCGGCTTCGCCGACCCCCGCACCATCGACGGCCTGCGCTTCTGGACCGACCTGATCGACAGGGGCCGTTCGCCGTCGCAGAGCGCGATGACCGACACCAGGGGCCGCCAGCTCTATCTGTCGGAGCGGGTCGCCATGAACTACGACCTGTCCGCGATGGCCTCCCAGATGTACGCGGAGCCCGCCATCAAGGATCACGGCGGCGTCGCGGTGCTCCCGAAGGGACGCGAGCGGGCCACCACCATCCACGGCCTGGCCGCTGCGATATCCGGCAAGAGCCCCAACACCGAGGCGGCCTGGCAGTTCGTGAAGTTCCTCGGCTCGCGCAAGGCGGCGGAGATCCAGGCCCGCGAGGGCGTGACCATCTCCTCGTACGAAGGCACGCAGAAGACGTGGATCGAGTCGATGCCCGAGTTCGACCTGAAGGTCTTCACCGACATGCTCGACTACGCCGTCCCGTACCCCGCCTCCAAGCACACGGCGGTGTGGGAGAACCTCCAACCCCAGTTGCTGGGCGGCCCGTTCACCGGAAAGGGCGGCATCGAGGAGGCCGCCCGCACCCTGGCACGCCAGATGGACCTCGCCCTGGAACAGGAGAAGTGA
- a CDS encoding AbrB family transcriptional regulator — MTGGGSGTGALTLLLGLACAGAALGRSLRLPMWPVTGSILGAATAPLAGLGAVPPGWWSTAGQILVGSGVGSMVGRNFLASVRRVSVPGAVVVVLIVALGAGIGAALTLGGVLGPTPALLGSIPGGVGEMVAAAAGLGGDSGLVAGMHLIRLVVVLSALPLLLRWARGLEGRDG; from the coding sequence ATGACCGGCGGGGGAAGCGGAACGGGCGCCCTGACCCTGCTGCTCGGGCTGGCCTGTGCGGGAGCGGCACTGGGCCGGTCGCTGCGGCTGCCGATGTGGCCGGTGACGGGGTCGATTCTCGGCGCCGCCACGGCACCGCTCGCCGGTCTCGGCGCCGTACCGCCCGGCTGGTGGTCGACGGCCGGTCAGATCCTGGTCGGTTCCGGGGTGGGCTCGATGGTGGGGCGGAACTTCCTCGCCTCCGTACGGCGGGTCAGCGTGCCCGGTGCGGTCGTCGTGGTGCTGATCGTCGCCCTGGGCGCGGGGATCGGGGCGGCCCTCACCCTCGGCGGAGTTCTCGGGCCGACTCCCGCCCTGCTGGGGTCGATTCCCGGAGGGGTCGGCGAGATGGTCGCGGCAGCGGCAGGACTGGGCGGTGACAGCGGGCTGGTCGCCGGTATGCATCTGATCCGGCTGGTCGTGGTGCTGTCCGCGCTGCCGCTGCTGCTGCGTTGGGCCCGCGGGCTGGAGGGGCGGGACGGATGA
- a CDS encoding AbrB family transcriptional regulator, which translates to MSGAAASGGRGGSGGSDGSGGAGGKSGGSGGCSGGSGPGGPDASGGPVVPLHRAVAGLLAGTAGALLLTWLRVPAGTLVGAVLGSAAAGSVTSRRGSCGSGPCPGRDAAQPQQHPLQLWARTAGLVLIGCVSAARLDGRSLRMMGLVALPVLAGVMLLLALNAVLARWLMKRHGLDATTAVLACAPGGLSELSVLAVKERADVGTVTVVHLVRVLVVVLLALPGLVFVLGRLP; encoded by the coding sequence GTGAGCGGTGCCGCTGCTTCAGGCGGGCGCGGCGGTTCGGGTGGTTCGGACGGTTCGGGCGGTGCCGGCGGCAAGTCCGGTGGTTCCGGCGGCTGTTCCGGCGGGAGCGGTCCCGGCGGTCCGGATGCTTCCGGCGGGCCCGTCGTGCCGCTGCACCGTGCCGTGGCCGGGCTGCTGGCGGGAACCGCCGGTGCGCTGCTGCTCACGTGGCTGCGCGTACCGGCGGGGACGCTCGTCGGCGCGGTGCTCGGCAGTGCGGCGGCCGGGAGCGTCACATCCCGCCGCGGCTCCTGCGGCAGCGGCCCGTGCCCCGGCCGAGACGCCGCGCAGCCGCAGCAGCATCCGCTTCAACTCTGGGCCCGTACGGCCGGGTTGGTGCTGATCGGCTGCGTGTCGGCGGCGCGGCTGGACGGCAGGAGCCTGCGGATGATGGGCCTGGTCGCCCTCCCCGTGCTGGCTGGCGTGATGCTGCTGCTGGCGCTCAACGCGGTGCTCGCCCGCTGGCTGATGAAGCGCCACGGTCTCGACGCGACGACGGCGGTGCTCGCCTGCGCGCCGGGCGGGCTCAGCGAACTGTCCGTGCTCGCCGTCAAGGAGCGCGCGGACGTGGGGACCGTGACGGTCGTCCACCTCGTACGGGTGCTCGTGGTCGTGCTGCTGGCGCTGCCGGGACTCGTATTCGTACTGGGGCGGCTGCCATGA
- a CDS encoding ROK family transcriptional regulator translates to MRGHDLAALRRLNTVAVLRYLRSQGPGRPQSLSQLAAATGLSRPTVDQVVEELTAQGWLTEASDHGPGRSGRPARRFRFRGEAGKVVGVDVGLHKIVLLLSDLAGDVVASQREETDPDMGGAERLAFLRARIERFLDEQKVRPDELWALCAGVPGIVGETGRITSVIVPEWSDFELARRLGESFPCRILAENDVNLATLAEHWQGAAQLADDVVCLLIGHRSSCGVLLGGRLHRGHRGWAGELGLHRGLGLAKAHNALSWRGERREGESEVAALARAAGDSDPDALDVLDRYAGRLAPGIGALLLAVDPELVVLSGGMTPAGEVLTPLLTRHLRDVSLDLPLYVPRITVSTLGEQGVALGAVRKALDSVEALLSDATGPLPSVPPPSAAR, encoded by the coding sequence ATGCGAGGCCACGATCTGGCAGCCCTGCGGCGGCTGAACACCGTCGCCGTGCTGCGCTACCTGCGCTCCCAGGGCCCCGGCCGTCCGCAGTCGCTCAGCCAGCTCGCCGCCGCCACCGGGCTCTCGCGCCCCACCGTCGACCAGGTCGTCGAGGAGCTGACCGCACAGGGCTGGCTCACGGAGGCGTCCGACCACGGGCCCGGCCGCTCCGGCCGCCCCGCCCGCCGCTTCCGCTTCCGGGGCGAGGCGGGCAAGGTCGTAGGCGTCGACGTCGGACTGCACAAGATCGTGCTGCTGCTCTCGGACCTCGCCGGGGACGTCGTCGCGTCCCAACGCGAGGAGACCGACCCGGACATGGGCGGCGCGGAACGCCTCGCCTTCCTGCGCGCACGCATAGAGCGCTTCCTCGACGAGCAGAAGGTGCGCCCCGACGAACTCTGGGCGCTGTGCGCGGGGGTGCCGGGAATCGTCGGCGAGACGGGCCGCATCACCTCCGTGATCGTCCCCGAGTGGTCGGACTTCGAACTCGCGCGACGGCTCGGGGAGTCCTTTCCGTGCCGGATACTCGCCGAGAACGACGTCAACCTCGCGACGCTCGCCGAACACTGGCAGGGCGCGGCCCAGTTGGCCGACGACGTCGTCTGCCTGCTGATCGGCCACCGCTCCTCGTGCGGTGTACTCCTCGGCGGCAGGCTCCACCGCGGACACCGCGGCTGGGCCGGCGAGCTGGGCCTGCACCGCGGCCTCGGGCTGGCGAAGGCGCACAACGCGCTGAGCTGGCGGGGCGAGCGGCGCGAAGGCGAGTCCGAGGTGGCCGCGCTCGCACGTGCCGCGGGCGACTCCGACCCGGACGCCCTGGACGTACTCGACCGCTACGCCGGCCGCCTCGCACCCGGCATAGGCGCCCTGCTGCTGGCCGTCGACCCCGAACTCGTCGTCCTCTCGGGCGGGATGACCCCCGCCGGGGAGGTGCTCACCCCGCTGCTCACACGGCATCTGCGGGACGTCTCCCTCGATCTGCCGCTGTACGTGCCCCGCATCACCGTCAGCACGCTCGGCGAGCAGGGCGTGGCGCTGGGCGCCGTGCGCAAGGCACTCGACAGTGTCGAAGCGCTGCTGTCCGACGCCACTGGTCCGCTTCCGTCCGTACCGCCGCCGTCCGCCGCACGCTGA
- a CDS encoding GNAT family N-acetyltransferase has translation MDRPPELLRRDHAVLRRWRVTDADVAYRVVSESLGHLKPWMPWAHDHSPDASLEFVTRCEREWAEGQAYNYAVSVEGWTVGSCGLLRRIGPGGLEIGYWIHPSWTRRGLATSAAAALLEAAFELPGVEVVEIHHDEANEASGGVPRRLGFTEVERRRAIEGPSAPGESGVEVVWRMCRTAGPQRDPGRTATSSAGS, from the coding sequence ATGGACAGACCCCCTGAGCTGCTTCGCCGCGACCATGCCGTACTGCGCCGCTGGCGTGTCACCGACGCCGACGTGGCGTACCGGGTCGTCTCCGAGTCGCTCGGCCATCTCAAGCCGTGGATGCCGTGGGCCCACGACCACAGCCCCGACGCGTCGCTGGAGTTCGTGACCAGGTGCGAACGGGAGTGGGCGGAGGGCCAGGCGTACAACTACGCGGTGTCGGTGGAGGGTTGGACGGTCGGTAGCTGCGGCCTGCTGCGCCGCATCGGCCCCGGTGGCCTGGAGATCGGCTACTGGATCCATCCGTCGTGGACGCGGCGCGGACTGGCGACCAGCGCCGCGGCGGCCCTGCTGGAGGCGGCGTTCGAGCTGCCCGGCGTCGAGGTGGTCGAGATACACCACGACGAGGCCAACGAGGCCAGCGGAGGCGTGCCCAGGCGGCTGGGCTTCACGGAGGTCGAGCGGCGGCGGGCGATCGAGGGGCCCTCGGCGCCCGGCGAATCGGGCGTCGAGGTCGTCTGGCGTATGTGCCGCACGGCGGGGCCGCAGCGCGACCCGGGCCGTACCGCTACCAGTTCCGCAGGGAGTTGA